The Leisingera daeponensis DSM 23529 genome includes the window TGCCGCACGCTCTTCCGGATTTGCGTCCCCCTTGGTGACGACGTCAGAAAACGTGCGCCCGGACAGGCGGGGAAGAAGGTCCTTGGCGACGGTGTTGAACACACGTTCAATGGTGCCGCGGACTTCCGGGCAGCCCGCGATTGCCAGTTCCTTGGTGATCCCGAGATCGGCACAAGCGAAGCGGAAGGCCTGCGACTTGAACGCAATTCCGCAGTCCGTGACGATCAGTTCCGGAATACCATACATGTCCCAATGACCGAGCGCGCCAACCAGATCAGCCCATTGGCCTTTGTTCGAGACAACCATTTGGAGCACTTGCACCGCGGCTCGTGCTTTCGGTGCCGTGGAAATAACCATCCCCACGATGCAGCGGGTGGTGCAGCAGATCGCCACCGTCAGCGTCCAGCGCTTCTTGGTCTTGTCCAGGCCCAGCTGGAGGCGTTCCTCTTCATTGAACAGGTCGATGAGCCCGCTGGAATGCATCAGCGTCATCAGATCGATTTCCCATTCATCGATCTCGACCCGCTGGAGCGGGCGGGTCAGGTCAAGCCCGTTCAGTACCGGCTTGAACTTCTTGCGGGCCGCCGCTTCACCGAAACGTGCAGTGATCACAGCAAACGGATCAAGCGACCGGATCGCGCGGCGTGTGGTTTCCCTGCTGGGCACATTGAGGGCAGGCAGGCCGCGTTCTTTCCGCTCGGCATTCCGGTCCTCGAAGGCGATCTGAACATTTTCATGGATCGTCTTCATAGTCGGCCTCTCACAGCTCATGTAGCCGCGCACTTCCTTCATCAGCAGCCCGACCGCCTCAGGTCCCAGGATCCGGTTGCGGTTCCCGCGCAGATGCATCGCGTCCAGCAGACCCGCCTGACCATCAAGTTCCGCCGCCTTGATCCAGGTCCTCAGCGTCCGGGGGCTTGGCGGGACCGAAATGTCCGCCGACTTTCCAGGATTGGCAACTCCCAAAGGATTGAGGTTTTCCGCATACACCGTTGCGTAGCCGATCAAAGCTTTTTCGTTGGCTTTGATAGCTGCATCGGTGCGGTTGATTTCCCCATTGCGCTCCATTTCGAGGAACGCCTCAACATAGGCACTGCGCTTCGAGACCCGGGCGTTTTTGGTCAACGGCAGAGC containing:
- a CDS encoding Mu transposase C-terminal domain-containing protein, which gives rise to MGMMELSYDYRKTRIAIGAFDRITVNEVSYSFLFENEAGKTLKMEDGTGRAYQFSHEELSRLSSLGRLRIEPDFFHPEKAARQQQASTGLLSALPLTKNARVSKRSAYVEAFLEMERNGEINRTDAAIKANEKALIGYATVYAENLNPLGVANPGKSADISVPPSPRTLRTWIKAAELDGQAGLLDAMHLRGNRNRILGPEAVGLLMKEVRGYMSCERPTMKTIHENVQIAFEDRNAERKERGLPALNVPSRETTRRAIRSLDPFAVITARFGEAAARKKFKPVLNGLDLTRPLQRVEIDEWEIDLMTLMHSSGLIDLFNEEERLQLGLDKTKKRWTLTVAICCTTRCIVGMVISTAPKARAAVQVLQMVVSNKGQWADLVGALGHWDMYGIPELIVTDCGIAFKSQAFRFACADLGITKELAIAGCPEVRGTIERVFNTVAKDLLPRLSGRTFSDVVTKGDANPEERAALTLDDLVFVLVRWIVDIYHNNPHRGLGGETPAACWRRLMGKWGVRPSPDMRRSRLVFGHRMTRVLSKEGLTVLGVRYHSERLADWMLRKDKCDVDVRWHPKDIGAIEVRLGSNWYTVLAIDHELDGVPAQIWLSATRDVRSRNPKANRINTEVVQKAIKAISERNAEAMALANLVVEDWSPERIAREENRIFRGVQFGKHKPLLKAKDGIGSSFPAPEAETSETEKTASKKPASARRGTKPSNLTIEDN